The Antedon mediterranea chromosome 11, ecAntMedi1.1, whole genome shotgun sequence genome window below encodes:
- the LOC140062406 gene encoding ectonucleotide pyrophosphatase/phosphodiesterase family member 7-like isoform X1, whose product MKTIIGLHFIPLLLIANVQLTYSDKVIEKSKVLVVLSDGMRWDHYGLDLPHFKNIQDTGVKADWMDGSFVTLSSASMTTISTGLYQESHGVVHNVYWNVEYKNRTSGFFDTLNVTEFFDTGSCEPIWVTAINQGLKAGTINYPGGSVAIKGVKPTKDIPNTWWAFQHYGLKQRVDDAINWLTNDDFDLVMLYFNQPDGALHSYGIGDPRTDAQLREVDDVIGYMFEQIDEASLTNVLNVIIVSDHGHVNQDVKKDVMLYDYVDEGDFEFVVGDYGPIVQIMPKEGRLDKIYEQLSNAHPALYVFQKKDFPTRLHYANHPRILPIIGFVDIGWSLHLNSTPDDGWKSDHGYDNQWMLMKSIFYAKGPAFKSGFRSPNFESVNVYPLMCELLGIIPSANNGSRGNYVNMLQIGTNSADYVHDSAFRAFIVIALFYLALV is encoded by the exons atgaaaacaataataggCTTACACTTTATACCACTGTTGCTAATTGCTAATGTTCAATTAACGTATTCCGACAAGGTTATA GAAAAGTCCAAAGTGCTGGTCGTACTATCAGATGGAATGAGATGGGATCATTATGGACTCGATTTGCCACATTTTAAGAATATCCAAGACACCGGAGTGAAAGCTGATTGGATGGACGGTTCGTTTGTTACCCTGTCTTCAGCGAGTATGACAACGATATCTACAG GATTATACCAAGAGTCGCATGGTGTAGTTCATAACGTCTATTGGAATGTGGAATACAAGAATAGGACTTCTGGATTTTTTGACACGCTGAATGTTACGGAGTTTTTTGACACAGGGTCTTGTGAACCAATATGGGTGACAGCAATCAACCAGGGTCTTAAAGCTGGTACAATAAACTACCCTGGTGGAAGTGTTGCAATAAAAGGCGTAAAACCGACGAAAGATATTCCAAACACGTGGTGGGCATTTCAACATTACGGATTGAAGCAACGTGTTGATGACGCTATCAATTGGTTAACCAACGACGACTTTGACTTGGTTATGTTGTACTTTAACCAGCCTGATGGCGCCCTTCACTCATATGGTATTGGGGACCCCAGAACAGATGCTCAATTACGCGAAGTGGATGACGTAATAGGTTACATGTTCGAGCAAATTGATGAAGCGTCTCTGACTAATGTTTTGAATGTAATAATTGTTAGCGACCATGGTCACGTGAATCAAGACGTCAAAAAAGACGTGATGTTATACGACTACGTAGATGAAGGTGATTTCGAATTTGTAGTTGGTGATTATGGACCAATTGTACAAATTATGCCCAAGGAAGGACGCCTCGATAAG ATATATGAACAACTATCGAATGCTCATCCTGCCTTATATGTTTTCCAAAAAAAAGATTTTCCTACGCGTCTCCATTATGCCAACCACCCTAGAATTCTACCAATAATTGGATTTGTCGATATCGGATGGAGTCTCCATTTA AATTCTACACCAGACGACGGATGGAAGTCTGATCACGGATACGATAATCAATGGATGCTGATGAAATCCATTTTCTATGCCAAAGGTCCTGCTTTTAAGTCGGGCTTTAGATCGCCAAactttgaatcg GTAAATGTGTACCCATTGATGTGTGAGCTCCTGGGGATCATTCCTTCTGCCAACAACGGTTCAAGAGGCAACTACGTCAACATGCTACAAATAGGTACCAATTCGGCAGACTATGTTCACGACTCTGCATTTAGAGCTTTCATAGTTAtcgctttattttatttagcatTAGTTTAA
- the LOC140063038 gene encoding uncharacterized protein, whose product MIHIATLRKGDIVLSGRVFCEFLLYKHTGIFDGENVIHFRGDKPGIVESIQTATVRISSLNEFAGDDTDKLEVITCPDDIDREEVVERAMSWVGKKFNDSTWNLFTNNCEHFSRWCIFEKAESKQLETMPSVLLEFINHVTVICMKVIREKIKPDSGLE is encoded by the coding sequence ATGATACACATTGCAACATTAAGAAAAGGTGATATCGTTTTAAGTGGAAGAGTTTTCTGCGAATTCCTACTATACAAGCACACTGGCATTTTTGATGGTGAAAACGTTATACATTTCCGTGGTGACAAGCCTGGAATTGTAGAATCTATTCAAACCGCCACCGTAAGAATATCATCACTAAACGAGTTCGCAGGAGATGATACGGATAAATTGGAGGTGATAACTTGTCCAGATGATATCGATCGTGAAGAAGTTGTTGAAAGAGCTATGTCCTGGGTTGGAAAGAAGTTCAATGACAGCACTTGGAATCTGTTTACCAACAATTGTGAACACTTTTCACGTTGGTGTATCTTCGAAAAAGCTGAAAGCAAACAATTAGAAACAATGCCTTCTGTTCTGTTAGAGTTTATCAATCACGTTACAGTTATATGCATGAAAGTAATTCGGGAAAAAATCAAACCCGATTCAGGACTAGAATAA
- the LOC140062406 gene encoding ectonucleotide pyrophosphatase/phosphodiesterase family member 7-like isoform X2, producing MKTIIGLHFIPLLLIANVQLTYSDKVIEKSKVLVVLSDGMRWDHYGLDLPHFKNIQDTGVKADWMDGSFVTLSSASMTTISTGLYQESHGVVHNVYWNVEYKNRTSGFFDTLNVTEFFDTGSCEPIWVTAINQGLKAGTINYPGGSVAIKGVKPTKDIPNTWWAFQHYGLKQRVDDAINWLTNDDFDLVMLYFNQPDGALHSYGIGDPRTDAQLREVDDVIGYMFEQIDEASLTNVLNVIIVSDHGHVNQDVKKDVMLYDYVDEGDFEFVVGDYGPIVQIMPKEGRLDKNSTPDDGWKSDHGYDNQWMLMKSIFYAKGPAFKSGFRSPNFESVNVYPLMCELLGIIPSANNGSRGNYVNMLQIGTNSADYVHDSAFRAFIVIALFYLALV from the exons atgaaaacaataataggCTTACACTTTATACCACTGTTGCTAATTGCTAATGTTCAATTAACGTATTCCGACAAGGTTATA GAAAAGTCCAAAGTGCTGGTCGTACTATCAGATGGAATGAGATGGGATCATTATGGACTCGATTTGCCACATTTTAAGAATATCCAAGACACCGGAGTGAAAGCTGATTGGATGGACGGTTCGTTTGTTACCCTGTCTTCAGCGAGTATGACAACGATATCTACAG GATTATACCAAGAGTCGCATGGTGTAGTTCATAACGTCTATTGGAATGTGGAATACAAGAATAGGACTTCTGGATTTTTTGACACGCTGAATGTTACGGAGTTTTTTGACACAGGGTCTTGTGAACCAATATGGGTGACAGCAATCAACCAGGGTCTTAAAGCTGGTACAATAAACTACCCTGGTGGAAGTGTTGCAATAAAAGGCGTAAAACCGACGAAAGATATTCCAAACACGTGGTGGGCATTTCAACATTACGGATTGAAGCAACGTGTTGATGACGCTATCAATTGGTTAACCAACGACGACTTTGACTTGGTTATGTTGTACTTTAACCAGCCTGATGGCGCCCTTCACTCATATGGTATTGGGGACCCCAGAACAGATGCTCAATTACGCGAAGTGGATGACGTAATAGGTTACATGTTCGAGCAAATTGATGAAGCGTCTCTGACTAATGTTTTGAATGTAATAATTGTTAGCGACCATGGTCACGTGAATCAAGACGTCAAAAAAGACGTGATGTTATACGACTACGTAGATGAAGGTGATTTCGAATTTGTAGTTGGTGATTATGGACCAATTGTACAAATTATGCCCAAGGAAGGACGCCTCGATAAG AATTCTACACCAGACGACGGATGGAAGTCTGATCACGGATACGATAATCAATGGATGCTGATGAAATCCATTTTCTATGCCAAAGGTCCTGCTTTTAAGTCGGGCTTTAGATCGCCAAactttgaatcg GTAAATGTGTACCCATTGATGTGTGAGCTCCTGGGGATCATTCCTTCTGCCAACAACGGTTCAAGAGGCAACTACGTCAACATGCTACAAATAGGTACCAATTCGGCAGACTATGTTCACGACTCTGCATTTAGAGCTTTCATAGTTAtcgctttattttatttagcatTAGTTTAA